In the genome of Vigna radiata var. radiata cultivar VC1973A unplaced genomic scaffold, Vradiata_ver6 scaffold_100, whole genome shotgun sequence, one region contains:
- the LOC106755285 gene encoding uncharacterized protein LOC106755285 — MDLASPSSSSMVLPSLQPRNTLSKVSIFQHLTPPTTLFPSRACSAKPCTTISPVSSKFPSFLRCSTKPDTSADSETQHNKSNNEANSISNSQSVSQSDSAATEAFSSSPPLESSHSSSSRGLVLDLGPSNAWDSADIGSPVVKRFLSDEEERWYMWYHGRAKGHPSFDLIGLAISKNGVHWERGGGPARSSSDVGFVMSCGKDWWGFDTGGIRPSEMVIMSSSKVRASSAVYWLYYTGYVSERVEFSDQSLEFNLENPDGINGDVSCGSRKVLKSLPGLAISQDGRHWARIEGEHHSGALIDVGSGKEWDSLFISSPQVVYHGNGDLRMYYHSFDVEKGHFGIGIARSRDGIRWVKLGKIMGGGRDASFDEFGAMNPYVTRNRNGENYVMAYEGVAADGRRSIGMAVSPDGLKEWMRLQDEAILRPSDQGCWDDKDVGSPCLVEMDTEGNEWRLYYRGVSNGGRIGIGMAVSEGKDIGSFRRWKVFRV; from the coding sequence ATGGACTTGGCATCACCATCGTCATCATCAATGGTACTTCCTTCATTGCAACCCCGTAACACcctttcaaaagtttcaatCTTCCAACATTTAACCCCTCCGACAACCTTGTTTCCATCACGGGCATGTTCCGCCAAACCCTGCACCACCATCTCTCCGGTGTCCTCAAAGTTCCCGTCTTTCCTTCGTTGCTCCACAAAACCAGACACCAGCGCCGATAGCGAGACGCAACACAACAAGTCTAACAATGAAGCCAATTCAATTTCCAACTCCCAAAGTGTTTCACAATCAGATTCAGCAGCAACCGAAGCCTTTTCTTCTTCACCACCTTTAGAATCATCACATTCCTCTTCCTCAAGAGGGTTAGTGTTGGATTTGGGTCCTTCAAATGCATGGGACAGTGCAGATATCGGGTCCCCAGTGGTGAAGAGGTTTCTGAGTGACGAAGAAGAGAGATGGTACATGTGGTACCATGGGAGGGCCAAAGGGCACCCTTCTTTCGATTTGATAGGGTTGGCTATTTCAAAAAATGGGGTTCATTGGGAGCGGGGAGGAGGGCCTGCTAGGTCAAGTTCTGATGTGGGGTTTGTGATGAGTTGTGGCAAGGATTGGTGGGGTTTTGACACTGGTGGCATCAGGCCTTCTGAGATGGTTATAATGTCTAGCTCCAAGGTTAGGGCTTCCAGTGCGGTTTACTGGCTTTACTACACTGGTTATGTTTCTGAGAGGGTGGAATTTTCTGATCAATCTTTGGAGTTCAATTTGGAAAACCCTGATGGAATCAATGGTGATGTCAGTTGTGGTAGTAGGAAGGTTTTGAAGTCCTTGCCTGGTTTGGCTATTAGTCAGGATGGGAGGCATTGGGCTAGGATTGAAGGGGAGCATCACAGTGGAGCATTGATTGATGTTGGGTCTGGAAAAGAGTGGGATTCTTTGTTTATTTCTTCTCCGCAAGTTGTTTACCATGGGAATGGTGACCTCAGGATGTATTATCACTCATTTGATGTAGAAAAGGGGCATTTTGGTATAGGCATTGCCAGATCAAGGGATGGAATTAGATGGGTGAAGTTGGGGAAAATCATGGGGGGAGGGAGAGATGCCTCCTTTGATGAGTTTGGAGCAATGAACCCGTACGTGACAAGGAACCGGAATGGCGAGAACTATGTGATGGCATATGAAGGTGTTGCTGCTGATGGGAGGAGGAGCATTGGTATGGCTGTATCTCCTGATGGATTGAAGGAATGGATGAGGCTTCAGGATGAGGCAATTTTAAGGCCTTCAGACCAAGGTTGCTGGGATGATAAGGATGTTGGATCCCCATGTTTGGTCGAAATGGATACTGAAGGAAATGAGTGGAGATTGTATTATAGAGGTGTTTCCAATGGAGGAAGAATTGGAATAGGAATGGCTGTTTCAGAAGGGAAGGATATTGGAAGTTTTAGAAGATGGAAAGTTTTCCGGGTATAA